The sequence TACTAGGGGATTGGTTCAGTGTGTTTGCAACAAACTGACTAAGCTTTTCCGCATGCCGTTTAGTTTCTTCCTCAGTATTAAGCTGAACAAAGCCATGACTTTGCCCATGTAGGTGAACAATCGAGGGATCGATAATCAGGCTCAATAAATCTAAGTTTGCCGAGGTAAAGTCGTAAATTGATGGGTAAAGACCGAGAAGGCCACAGCTTCTTGAAAGGATATTATCAAAGTTAAAGGTCAAGACTCTTTGGATATATCCCTTCTCCAACAGTAAGGCTTGTACAATATGAGCCCAGTTAATTCTTGCCTTTTGAATATAATCTTGTAGTAACTCTCGTCTGTCATCTTTTGTCAGCGCAGCCATGCAGCGACCATAATCATATCTATCTGTTGCTGAGAGCGCTTTTAGGTCGAGAGCATGCTTTTCGTTAATTTCATTCACCAGCTCAGAGGCCAGTGGAATGCCAGCGCTCTTTGAGCAACCCGCGCCGGTAAACAGAACAAAAGGTTTATTATCTCTCTTCGCTCGTCGCATATATTCGGCGAGGTCTTTAACGTCGTAGCTACTCATTAACCATCCATTAATTTTTAAGTTAATGTTTTATAAATATTTTGAAAATAAATATCAAGTCTAAACAACAATACGTAGGACAGCAGCCTTGTAAACTGAAGTGAAGATGATGGGCAACACTGGACGCCTAGCCTTAATCGCGCGTTAGTTAATCTCCAGCTATGGCTTGGTTAAGCATTAAACACGGAGGTTTGTATGCCGCGCTCTCGCACAACTCAGATAAGTCTTGAAGATATTCCCTTTTGCCTACTTGGCGCATGACACAGTTGCACTTCTGCGGGTATATGCTCTCAATGGCGCCAACTAGACTTAAGCTATACTGGTAATGCTGCTTTTTTATCTGAGGAGCGCATGGTGATTAAATTTTTGAAAAAAATGCTTATTTGTCTACTGGGAGCCGCCAGTCCGCTTGCGGCAGAGCCTCTGGTCATTGGTGCCGAAGATGACTGGGCTCCCTATTGCGCTCTGGATAAGCAGAGTGGACAACCTCTCGGCCTGGCTCCGGAGCTGGTCAAGGCGGTATTTGCTACCGAGAAACTCGAGATTGCTTTTCGTCCTCTTCCCTTCGCCCGTTGTATGCACGATGCGAAAAGCGGCAAAGTTGTGGGTTGTTTCAACGCGACCATTACCGAAGAAAATCGCAACCAGTACTATTGGCATAAAACCCCGATGTTTGAAGAGGATCTTGCCATCTTCGCTCTTGCTAGCGAGCCGAACCGAGATCTCCAACTCTCCTCGCTAGAGGGGAAGAGGGTTGGGATTACTCTGGGTTACACCTATCCCACCGATTTTATGGATAACACTAAGATCACCCGTTTTGAGGCTAAATCGGATGCTCAGATCCTCGAAATGCTGGTGCGTGGCCGAGTCGACTACATTCTGATGAATGGTATGCCGGGTTACCTGCAGATCCAGCAGAGGCAACTGACTGGCAAAGTGATCAAGGTAGGAAAGATCTCAACCGATGGCTTTTGGCTCGCCTTTTCCCGCACTCATCCACAGGGTGAAGCGATGTCCAAACAGTTCGAAGAAGGATTGCAGAAAATCAAAAACAACGGCACCTATGAACTATTAATACGAGATTTCGAGGCCAAACTCGGACTGCGTTGAGTTTTCGTCCTGCAACAGCAATATAAGACTCAGTTGGTCCGTCGCGTGCTAGGGCTACCGTCATCGGATGGTAGCCCATAAATACTGGCTCAAAATCACCTATCCACTTGTTTACCCAATCGCCAATTTAGTTTCTGCATAGCGCAATTTCTTGACCCTTGGGTTGGCAAGGAAGTAGGCCAGCATCAGTGGGCCTAGGCGCCCCATATACATCATAAAGATGATAATCCCTTGGCCTGCACCCGATAAATTGCTGGTTAATCCACGGGAGAGTCCCACTGTACCGAATGCCGATACAGCCTCGAAGGCGATATCCAAAATGGGTGCTTTTTCGGTGAGTACGAGGGCGAAAATCGCCAGCCATGTCACGCCTATAGAGATCATGGTGAGTGCTAATGCCTTACTGATTGTCTCTTTCGGGATTTCTCGTTTAAAGGCATAAGCGGCTTCATCACGACGTAAATAACTATAGGTGGCCAGAATTAACACCATAAAGGTCACCACTTTAATGCCGCTGGCGGTACTGAGGGAGCCTCCGCCGATAAACATGAGCACCAGTATTAACAGGGCTGAGCCATCTTCGAGTTTATCTATGGGCAGGGTATTAAAGCCTGCGGTGCGCGGGGTAACGGCTTGAAACCAAGAGGCCAGCCATTTGCCGAGTTCGCTTAAGGGCGCGAGGGTGTTGGGGTTGTTGTATTCAATCAAGTAAATGGCAATCAGGGCTACGGCGTTGATCAGTATGGTGCCGGTGATCATCATGCGGCTGTAGACGGTTAATTTTGACCAACGTTTATGGCGGCGAAGATCAATCCACACCGAAAACCCTAGGCCGCCGACGATAAATAATCCTGTGATGGTGAGGTTGACTACGGGGTCGGCCACATAGGGCATCAAGCTATCTGCGCTTAGGGCAAAACCCGCGTTATTAAAAGCGCTAATGGTATAAAAGAAGCCATGAAACAGGCTGGTTTGCCAACCTAGCTCGTCGCTCCAATGGACAGATAAAATCAACATCCCTAC comes from Shewanella oneidensis MR-1 and encodes:
- a CDS encoding TrkH family potassium uptake protein; its protein translation is MVQWHPSLPLEQTQKAGKKLFGAPPFILSASFALLILVGTCLLKLPIATETPISWLQSLFTVTSAVTVTGLVVVDTGTVFTPFGQVIVALLIQCGGLGLMTFAIVTLIALGGKIGFLQQTVAKEAFNQTDTSTLVSTAKAVLVFSLLVEAVGMLILSVHWSDELGWQTSLFHGFFYTISAFNNAGFALSADSLMPYVADPVVNLTITGLFIVGGLGFSVWIDLRRHKRWSKLTVYSRMMITGTILINAVALIAIYLIEYNNPNTLAPLSELGKWLASWFQAVTPRTAGFNTLPIDKLEDGSALLILVLMFIGGGSLSTASGIKVVTFMVLILATYSYLRRDEAAYAFKREIPKETISKALALTMISIGVTWLAIFALVLTEKAPILDIAFEAVSAFGTVGLSRGLTSNLSGAGQGIIIFMMYMGRLGPLMLAYFLANPRVKKLRYAETKLAIG
- a CDS encoding substrate-binding periplasmic protein, whose product is MVIKFLKKMLICLLGAASPLAAEPLVIGAEDDWAPYCALDKQSGQPLGLAPELVKAVFATEKLEIAFRPLPFARCMHDAKSGKVVGCFNATITEENRNQYYWHKTPMFEEDLAIFALASEPNRDLQLSSLEGKRVGITLGYTYPTDFMDNTKITRFEAKSDAQILEMLVRGRVDYILMNGMPGYLQIQQRQLTGKVIKVGKISTDGFWLAFSRTHPQGEAMSKQFEEGLQKIKNNGTYELLIRDFEAKLGLR